Below is a window of Chryseobacterium arthrosphaerae DNA.
ATTCAGGTTTTTATTATTTTTAGCAGAGGTGTTGTCAACATATCTCGGCCTTGTTTCTTTTTTAAGTCTTCCTCTTTTGGGCAGAATTTCATCCAGTACATCTTTTTCTGCAACCTGGTTTTCCTGAAAAACAGAATCTTTTTTGGTTCCGGAAATAGAGTCTGTATGGTTCACTGCTACCTGTTCCTGATGGTCACTGTTCTCTTCCAAAAATCCTGATTTCTGTTTCAGAATTTCGTTTTTCACCAAGGTTTCTCTGTCCTGCACATCTGTACCGGTATTTTTATTATTAAAAAAGAATCCTATCCCGAAAATCAGCATTACACTGGCGGCCATCCAGAACCATTTGGGAAAAGAAGGTTTTTTCTTTTCTCCTAACGGAATAATAGGAGCAGCATCTTTCTCAGGCTCTTCACCTTCTGCCTTCTGAAGAAAATCTTCAAAGCTCCAGTCCATTTTTTCTTCCCGGATATCCCGGAAGATTTCGTCGTATTTATCTTGTAATTGATCTTTTTTCATAGCTCATCAGTTGTGAGATTTGTTCTTTTACTTTTTGTCTTGCCCGCATAAGGTTTACCCTTACCGCATTTTCTTCCATTTCCAGCATTTCAGAAATTTCAGAAATATCATACTCTTCTACATCTTTCAGGTGGATCACCATCTTTTGTTTTTCCGGGAGCTGATTGATGAATCCTACAATATGTTCCTTAAGATTATCCACCTCCATGCTATAGAGCTCCGAGCGATGCAGCTGCATATCCGCAAAACCGATCTTTACATCGTGATGCTTCAGCCGGTTGAGACATTCGTTCCGGACAGACTTCAGCGCATAGGACCTGAAATTTCCAAATTGCCCAAGCTCGTCTCTCTTCTGCCAAAACTTCATCATGAGATCCTGTACCACATCTTCTGCTTCATCACTGCTCATGACGAACCGTTTCGCAAAACGATACATCTCGTCTTTGAGAATAAACACCGTATTCTTGAAGGTTTCCTGGGTCATGAGTTTTGTTTCTTATAGGTAAGACAACTTGTCTTTATAATCTATTACATCAAAAATAAAAAAACTTCAAAAAATTTGAAGTTTTTTATTATAAGTAGATTAATACGTGTCAAAAATATGCTTCAGAACAGCTTTATCCTGCTCTGTCAGTACTACTTTTCTTCTGGCCATTGCTCTTTCTGCCACTTCATATACTTTATCCAGCTTGAATCTTTCATCATCTTTCATCCCGCCCCATGAGAAATTTTCTACAAGGTTAGGAGGAAATCCCGGCTTGAAAATATTGGAGGCTACGCCTACTACGGTTCCTGTATTCAGTTGTGTATTGATCGCCGTTTTGGAATGATCTCCCATTATAAGTCCTGCAAACTGTAAACCGGTGTCTTCAAAGGCCTTGGTTCTGTAATTCCAGAATTTTACATTTCCGTAATTATTTTTCATGTTTGAAGAATTACTGTCCGCACCGAAGTTACACCATTCCCCGATTACTGAGTTTCCAACAAAACCTTCATGCCCTTTACTGGAATATCCGAAAATGATAATATTATTCACTTCACCTCCTACTTTACAGTGTGGCCCTACTGTAGTGGCTCCATAGATCTTTGCTCCCAGGTTAAATTTGGAATCATCACACAATGCAATAGGCCCGCGAAGATGACAGCCTTCCATCACTTCAGTATTTTTGCCGATATATATTTTACCGGTCCTGGTATTGATGGTTGAAAACTCAATATAAGCTCCTTCTTCAATGAAAAGGTCTTTCTTATCTCCTATAAAGCCGTTGGTGGAGGATAATTCCTGTGAAGTCCTGCCTTTAGTCAGTAAATCAAAATCAAAATCAATGGCATGATGATTATAGGTAAACAGATCTTTTGGTCTTTTAAAGAACACAAGCTCTTCTTTGATATCCGTCATTTTCTCAATCTGGTTCAGAGAAAATCCTTTCATATTGATTCGGGCAGCAATCAGCTCATCTTCATATACCAGAGCTTCTCCCATTTTAAGGTCTTTGATCTGCTGAATCACAGTCTCTGTCGGGAGGAAATTCGGTACCAGGAAAAGGCTTTCTTTATCTTCCGGACTTTTAAATTTATCCTGAAGATACATTTCTGTAAAATAAGTCACCTCGGTATTTTCCAGAATTTTCTGCCATCTTTCGGAAAAGGTAAGGATTCCGCATCTCATGGCTGCAACCGGGCGGGTAAAGGTAAGCGGAAGAAAATCTTCCCAATATTGTGCATCTGAAAATACTAACTGCATGATTCAGTTTTAAGTTTAAGGTTTAAAATTCAAGGTTAACAAATTTACAATAAAAAAAGTCTCCCAAAAATTGGAAGACTTTAATATTTTAATTGTACAAAAAATTACTTAGCAAATTTTTTGTATTTGTTCATGAACTTATCAACTCTACCTGCAGTGTCAACTAGTTTCACTTTACCAGTGTAGAAAGGGTGAGAAGTTGAAGAGATTTCCATTTTGATTAGTGGGTACTCCTGTCCTTCGAACTCGATAGTGTCTTTTGTTTCTGCAGTAGACTTGCAAAGAAACACCTCGTCGTTACTCATATCTTTGAAAACAACAAGTCTATAATTTTCTGGGTGAATTCCGTTTTTCATAATACAATTTTTAAAAAAATTAAAGTTTGCTTTCGAAATAGTAATGGATATTTCTCTGCTAATTTTAGGTTGCAAAAGTACAACATTTTTTCTAATTTCCAAATACCCTATTCAATATTTTTTTATTGATAAGAAATTTAAAGTATTTTCGTTAAATTTGAAACCTACTTAAACTTTAATTTCAATGAAATTCAAATTATTACTGGCTTTTTCTTTCTGGATGCTCCTGGTAGCAGTATCATGTAATAAGGATGATATTACTTTTGATGCGCCTTCACAGCAATTGAGTTTTTCAAAAGACACGGTATTCTGTGATACGGTTTATCATCAGGTACGTTCAGAGACCTATGTTGTAAAAGTATATAATAATGAGGATAAGGATATTCTGATCCCAAGAGTGAATCTTGAGAAGGGAGCTACTTCATTATACAGAATCAATGTAGACGGAAAACCGGGATATGATTTTAAGAATGTTCCTCTGAGAAAAAAAGACAGTCTTTATATTTTTGTTGAAATAGCGCCTGAAGCTACCGGGCCTGAAGCTATTGCTGAAGATAAAGTTATTTTCACAGGTCCTGCCGGGCAGCAGCATGTGACTTTATTCTCTGTAGTACAGGATGCTGAGTTTTTTATCCAGACTCCTACCAATCCGAATGTGATTTCCAGCTCTACGACATGGAGTGACAATAAGGCAAAGATCATCTACGGGGACCTTACCATCAATCCTAGTGTGACACTGGACATTGATCCCGGCACCAAGGTATACTTCCATAAAAACAGCGGAATGAAGGTTTCTTCCGGAGCGGTCTTAAATATCAACGGAACTCTGGATAAGCAGGTGATCATCCGTGGAGACAGAAATGATCCTTATTATGATACGATTTCCAAAAACTGGAATGCCATCAGAATGGAAAGCAATTCTATTCTTAATATGACCCATGCAAGACTTTTCGGCGGAACAAGAGGACTTGATATGAGACAGAATACTGCCAATATCAGCAACTCATTCATTCATACTTTCTTTGAATACGGAATTTATGCCGTAGGTTCTACAGTGAATGCCAGCAATCTTGTGATGAACAATTGCGGATTATCATGCGTGGGAATCTTCAAAGGAGGGAAACATAGCTATACCCATGCTACGATTGCCAATTATTCCAAGACGATGAACTCATTTGACAGAAAAGGCATCTTTGCAACCAATGAATGGAAGAATGATGCAGGACAAACGGAACAGGGCGCTCTACAGCAGCTTAATATAAGAAACAGTATTGTTTACTCTGACAGGGACAACGCTATTCATTTTGAACAGACGCCGGGCCAGCAGTTTGAGTTTCTCATCCAGAACTGTCTGTTAAAATATTCAGGAACATCTGAAGCCGGTTTCCCTTTTGACAATAATGTAAATGTAGTACAGAGCATCAAAAACGAAGATCCGCAGTTTGTCAATTACTTTATGGCTAAAATGAACCTAAGGGTAAAAACAACTTCGCCGGCAAAAGGAAAAGGAAATACCACTGTAGCCGGAAGCGTACCTTTTGATATCGTGAATGTATCCAGAACTGCCAGTCCTACCCTTGGAGCTTATCAATAATGGAAATTACCCAATTACAGCAGCAGGTCGATGAGTGGATCAAAACCATCGGCGTAAGATATTTCAATGAGCTGACCAATATGGCCATGCTGACGGAAGAAGTAGGTGAAGTGGCCAGAATTATTGCCAGAAGATATGGCGAGCAGAGCGAAAAGGAAAGCGACAAAAACAAAGACCTTGGAGAGGAGCTTGCTGATGTGCTTTTTGTAACCTTATGCTTAGCCAATCAGACAGGAGTGAATCTGCAGGATGCCTTTGACAGAAAAATGAAGATCAAAACGGATCGTGATAAGGACCGGCATCAGAATAATGAAAAATTGAAATAATCATAAAGCTGGGTCTGCCTGTATTGGCCGTTTTTTATTTAGGAAGATGCTAAAAGGCATTGGTGGAATTCAGAATTAAAAAATACGATGAAAAGAACTCTTGTTCTGTTCAGATGGCTCTTCCCCCAAAATTGAAGGAAGAATTAAAATAATACAACTTTAACAGACTGCAGGTCTTTAAAAATAGAAATGAAATAATGAAGAAGCTGGAAAAATCAACATTAATCGGAAATAAAACAGTACAGATCAGCGGTTCGAAGAGTATTTCGAATCGTTTATTGATTCTGGAAAGTCTGTTCAGTACTATAAAAATCGGGAATTTATCCAATTCTCAGGATACCCAATTGCTAAAGAAAGCATTATCTGAG
It encodes the following:
- a CDS encoding type B 50S ribosomal protein L31, with amino-acid sequence MKNGIHPENYRLVVFKDMSNDEVFLCKSTAETKDTIEFEGQEYPLIKMEISSTSHPFYTGKVKLVDTAGRVDKFMNKYKKFAK
- a CDS encoding putative sugar nucleotidyl transferase, producing the protein MQLVFSDAQYWEDFLPLTFTRPVAAMRCGILTFSERWQKILENTEVTYFTEMYLQDKFKSPEDKESLFLVPNFLPTETVIQQIKDLKMGEALVYEDELIAARINMKGFSLNQIEKMTDIKEELVFFKRPKDLFTYNHHAIDFDFDLLTKGRTSQELSSTNGFIGDKKDLFIEEGAYIEFSTINTRTGKIYIGKNTEVMEGCHLRGPIALCDDSKFNLGAKIYGATTVGPHCKVGGEVNNIIIFGYSSKGHEGFVGNSVIGEWCNFGADSNSSNMKNNYGNVKFWNYRTKAFEDTGLQFAGLIMGDHSKTAINTQLNTGTVVGVASNIFKPGFPPNLVENFSWGGMKDDERFKLDKVYEVAERAMARRKVVLTEQDKAVLKHIFDTY
- a CDS encoding nucleotide pyrophosphohydrolase, with the translated sequence MEITQLQQQVDEWIKTIGVRYFNELTNMAMLTEEVGEVARIIARRYGEQSEKESDKNKDLGEELADVLFVTLCLANQTGVNLQDAFDRKMKIKTDRDKDRHQNNEKLK
- a CDS encoding RNA polymerase sigma factor; amino-acid sequence: MTQETFKNTVFILKDEMYRFAKRFVMSSDEAEDVVQDLMMKFWQKRDELGQFGNFRSYALKSVRNECLNRLKHHDVKIGFADMQLHRSELYSMEVDNLKEHIVGFINQLPEKQKMVIHLKDVEEYDISEISEMLEMEENAVRVNLMRARQKVKEQISQLMSYEKRSITR